One window of Thermocoleostomius sinensis A174 genomic DNA carries:
- a CDS encoding pentapeptide repeat-containing protein: protein MKNGLPFVPAVLAFGVITTGFVLPANAENHEHVQQLLQTRHCSSCDLSRVGLVYSNLADADLSQANLSQANLSRANLTGANLSGANLTGATLVHVNLSGADLTGADLRGADLRGAILTGANVAGARLDEVNLLGAVGLPREVATPEQLYRLGLAEVDRGHYRGAIDQFNQVLQLDPSFAHAYLARGIAWFQLGERSAALEDARQAEQLYLAQTNEDGYRIANQLSQGIVAIQEVHEKQQEQMQGNGIGTSILNLLGVAASLFLRFGL, encoded by the coding sequence ATGAAAAATGGACTGCCCTTTGTTCCCGCAGTGCTTGCCTTCGGTGTAATTACAACAGGTTTTGTTCTGCCTGCTAATGCAGAAAACCATGAGCATGTGCAGCAGTTGCTTCAAACTCGGCACTGTTCAAGTTGCGATTTGAGTCGAGTTGGGCTGGTTTACAGTAATTTAGCGGATGCGGATTTAAGCCAAGCTAATTTATCTCAGGCGAATCTCAGCCGCGCGAATCTCACTGGGGCAAACCTCAGCGGGGCTAATTTGACCGGAGCAACGCTGGTTCATGTCAACCTCAGCGGTGCAGATTTAACCGGGGCCGATCTGCGAGGAGCCGATCTGCGAGGAGCCATTTTAACCGGAGCGAATGTTGCTGGTGCGAGGTTAGACGAGGTCAATTTGTTGGGAGCGGTAGGGCTACCCCGCGAAGTAGCTACTCCAGAGCAACTCTATCGATTAGGTTTAGCCGAGGTCGATCGCGGTCACTATCGCGGGGCGATCGATCAGTTCAACCAAGTGCTCCAGTTAGATCCATCTTTTGCACATGCTTACCTTGCCCGAGGCATTGCTTGGTTTCAATTGGGCGAGCGATCGGCGGCTCTAGAAGATGCTCGACAGGCAGAACAACTTTATTTAGCACAAACCAACGAGGACGGCTATCGCATTGCTAATCAACTGAGCCAAGGTATTGTAGCCATTCAAGAAGTCCATGAAAAACAGCAAGAGCAAATGCAAGGCAATGGCATTGGCACCAGCATTCTCAACTTGCTAGGAGTGGCCGCTTCCCTATTTCTGCGGTTTGGGCTGTAG
- a CDS encoding O-antigen ligase domain-containing protein: protein MGFTFTGNDFPNVAITTPLVMFLWIPAVLYLFSRFPARKAVVISFIVAWLYLPQAELDLPGIPDYTKASATCYGILLATFIYDAGRFSTFRFGWVDVPMAIWCLVCPFTSSMTNGLGAYDGFSATLGQVVTWGIPYFLGRIYINNLEGFRLLAMGIFMGGLSYVPLCLFENRFSPQLHRIVYGDHAFADFGQSIRLGGFRPTVFLQHGLAVGAFMMVATLAGIWLWQTKAVKKVWNIPVKWAVAALFVTFILVRSTGAYALLAAGLGIMFIGKRFRTALPVFLLIGALGVYLYISAATENYIADQLIETLSQVFPPDRIESLEFRFDNEELLVDRARMRPWFGWGGFGRALVATDDYGGRTIQDSLWIIAFGHNGAVGLISLFTGMLLPVMALFWSRYPARLWFNPKVAPTAVLAVGVVLYMTDSILNALINPIYVVAAGGIATMALKPREKLNKAPRSIPASASNQQLAPQR, encoded by the coding sequence ATGGGTTTTACATTCACTGGCAATGACTTTCCAAACGTCGCCATCACCACACCGCTGGTGATGTTTTTGTGGATTCCGGCGGTGCTTTATCTTTTCTCGCGCTTTCCTGCCAGAAAAGCAGTCGTCATTAGCTTTATTGTGGCGTGGCTATATTTACCCCAAGCCGAGCTAGATTTACCTGGCATTCCAGATTACACCAAGGCTTCCGCAACCTGTTATGGAATTTTGCTAGCCACGTTTATCTACGACGCTGGTAGGTTCTCAACCTTTCGGTTTGGCTGGGTTGATGTTCCAATGGCAATCTGGTGCCTGGTTTGTCCCTTTACCTCATCTATGACCAATGGTTTGGGAGCCTACGACGGGTTTTCGGCAACGCTGGGACAGGTAGTCACATGGGGTATTCCTTATTTCTTAGGGAGAATTTACATCAACAATTTGGAAGGGTTTCGGCTGTTAGCGATGGGGATTTTTATGGGAGGACTGTCTTATGTTCCTCTCTGTCTGTTTGAAAACCGCTTCAGCCCCCAGTTACACCGAATTGTCTATGGCGATCACGCCTTTGCCGATTTTGGTCAATCAATCCGGCTTGGTGGATTCAGACCCACGGTTTTCTTGCAGCACGGCTTGGCAGTTGGAGCCTTTATGATGGTGGCAACACTAGCTGGTATCTGGCTCTGGCAAACCAAAGCGGTGAAGAAAGTTTGGAATATTCCTGTTAAATGGGCAGTAGCGGCCTTGTTCGTTACGTTCATTTTGGTGCGATCGACAGGGGCTTACGCATTGCTGGCTGCCGGGTTAGGCATTATGTTCATCGGCAAGCGGTTTCGTACAGCCCTACCCGTATTCCTGCTCATTGGTGCGCTGGGGGTTTACCTTTATATCAGTGCTGCTACTGAAAATTATATTGCTGACCAATTGATTGAGACCCTGTCCCAAGTCTTTCCGCCCGATCGAATTGAATCGTTGGAGTTTCGTTTTGACAATGAAGAATTACTGGTGGACAGAGCACGGATGCGCCCTTGGTTTGGTTGGGGTGGCTTTGGCCGAGCGCTGGTTGCCACAGACGACTATGGCGGTCGAACTATTCAAGACAGCTTATGGATTATTGCATTTGGTCACAATGGCGCTGTGGGACTAATTAGCCTATTTACAGGGATGCTGCTGCCCGTGATGGCATTATTTTGGTCTCGGTATCCGGCTCGGCTCTGGTTTAACCCGAAAGTGGCTCCAACGGCCGTGCTAGCTGTTGGGGTTGTGCTTTACATGACAGACTCTATTCTTAACGCTCTAATCAATCCAATTTACGTTGTCGCAGCAGGCGGCATTGCGACAATGGCGCTGAAACCCAGGGAGAAACTCAACAAAGCGCCGCGATCGATCCCTGCCAGCGCCAGCAACCAACAACTAGCCCCACAACGGTAG
- a CDS encoding 2OG-Fe(II) oxygenase, whose translation MTLYSGPYLHSKYLNHLLETSRNLYNQAKPFPHLVIDEFLPANVLDRVLDEFPNAIACSWQPTGQPLERSIHKLAADSTPKSNVQMGQTTQTLLLELNSPTFISFLEQLTNTSGIMADPDLVNELSGHSSTQLSGVDRASPSSTDRLLSVVQPSMQSSSLVPQPVFVSQSVLPPHRIKPPLDRKINLLIYLNKDWKEEYGGHLELWNADMTHCEKRILPIFNRCVIFSTTDFSYHGHPEPLNCPDGESRKLLALSYYSVSSDRAAPPRSIQAANRPPQPRLPRLIPEGAGNLKNNGLVFRTNSTFEG comes from the coding sequence ATGACGTTATACTCAGGGCCCTACTTACATTCAAAGTATCTCAATCATCTGCTAGAAACCAGTCGTAACCTTTACAATCAAGCCAAACCATTTCCCCACTTAGTTATTGACGAGTTTCTGCCAGCAAACGTTCTCGATCGAGTGCTAGATGAATTTCCCAACGCGATTGCCTGTAGTTGGCAACCGACTGGGCAACCGCTCGAGCGGTCAATCCATAAGCTAGCTGCCGACAGTACACCCAAGTCTAACGTTCAGATGGGTCAAACAACGCAGACACTACTCCTAGAACTGAATTCACCGACTTTCATTAGTTTTCTAGAACAGTTGACAAATACGAGCGGCATCATGGCAGATCCAGACCTAGTTAATGAACTATCTGGTCATTCATCAACTCAGCTTTCAGGAGTCGATCGAGCCAGCCCTTCCTCAACCGACCGATTGCTCAGCGTTGTTCAACCCTCCATGCAATCCTCTAGTCTCGTTCCGCAGCCCGTTTTTGTGTCACAGTCAGTGTTGCCTCCACACCGCATCAAACCGCCCCTCGATCGCAAAATAAACCTGTTGATCTATCTGAACAAAGATTGGAAAGAAGAGTATGGTGGACATCTTGAATTATGGAATGCTGACATGACTCATTGCGAGAAGCGTATCTTGCCCATCTTCAACCGCTGTGTCATTTTCAGCACCACGGATTTCTCATATCACGGTCATCCAGAACCCCTCAACTGCCCCGATGGTGAAAGCCGTAAACTGCTAGCGCTTTCGTACTACAGCGTTTCCAGCGATCGGGCTGCACCACCCCGCTCGATACAAGCAGCCAATCGACCTCCGCAACCTCGGCTGCCTCGACTTATCCCGGAAGGAGCAGGCAACCTCAAGAATAACGGATTGGTGTTTCGCACAAACTCAACTTTTGAAGGCTGA
- a CDS encoding glycosyltransferase family 4 protein, translating to MTVAYLVNQYPKVSHSFIRREILALEADGIPVLRFSVRSCATELVDEADRQELDKTRFILGVGLFGVLLSFCRVAISRPSQFWQSFRLAWKLGRRSEQGILYHLIYLAEACVLLEWLNQADVAHLHAHFGTNSTTVALLCRSLGGPPYSFTVHGPEEFDKVQAIGLPEKIKRADFVVAISSFGKSQLYRWCSLDQWPKIHVVHCGVDQVYLDHPFTPMPTEPQFVCIGRLCEDKGQLLLVQAAQQLIQEGFRFRLVLVGDGTIRPEIEALIAAHHLQPYIEITGWASNVEVRRHLLNAWVMVLPSFAEGLPVAIMEALALGRPVISTTIAGIPELVKPGVCGWLTPPSSVEDLVSTMRQALQASPEHLEHLGRQGAARVAQQHNVAIEAGKLAILFRASSERHQNQPAVTASHSYRDLSVTNAYSKAP from the coding sequence ATCACCGTTGCCTACCTCGTTAACCAATATCCGAAAGTCAGCCACAGTTTCATTCGGCGAGAAATTTTGGCACTGGAAGCTGATGGAATACCGGTTTTACGATTTTCTGTGCGCTCCTGCGCGACTGAGTTGGTTGATGAAGCCGATCGCCAAGAGCTAGACAAAACTCGGTTCATTCTGGGGGTGGGGTTATTTGGAGTGCTGCTCAGCTTTTGTCGGGTAGCAATTAGCCGTCCGAGTCAGTTTTGGCAAAGCTTCCGGTTGGCCTGGAAGCTGGGGCGCCGTTCAGAGCAAGGGATTTTGTACCACCTCATCTACCTAGCCGAGGCATGTGTGCTGCTGGAATGGTTGAATCAAGCTGACGTGGCTCATCTTCATGCCCACTTTGGCACTAACTCAACAACGGTAGCTTTGCTCTGTCGATCGCTGGGAGGGCCGCCCTATAGTTTCACGGTGCATGGGCCGGAAGAATTTGATAAAGTTCAGGCGATCGGACTACCCGAAAAAATTAAACGCGCTGATTTTGTTGTAGCGATCAGTTCATTTGGCAAAAGCCAGCTTTATCGCTGGTGCTCGCTTGATCAGTGGCCGAAAATTCACGTGGTTCACTGTGGGGTCGATCAAGTCTACTTAGACCATCCCTTTACACCCATGCCAACGGAACCACAATTTGTTTGCATCGGGCGACTGTGTGAAGATAAGGGACAATTGCTGCTAGTACAAGCGGCCCAACAATTAATTCAGGAAGGTTTTCGGTTTAGGCTAGTTTTAGTGGGCGACGGCACGATTCGCCCTGAGATTGAAGCCCTGATTGCGGCTCATCACCTACAACCCTACATCGAGATTACCGGCTGGGCCAGTAACGTGGAAGTGCGGCGGCATTTGCTGAATGCGTGGGTGATGGTGTTGCCTAGTTTTGCAGAGGGGTTGCCAGTTGCCATTATGGAAGCGTTGGCGTTGGGGCGGCCGGTAATCAGTACTACGATCGCTGGCATTCCCGAACTCGTGAAACCAGGGGTTTGTGGTTGGCTAACGCCTCCCAGTTCCGTCGAGGACTTAGTTAGCACCATGCGGCAGGCATTACAAGCTTCCCCAGAGCATCTAGAGCACCTGGGACGGCAAGGGGCAGCCCGCGTGGCCCAACAGCATAACGTGGCGATCGAAGCAGGCAAATTGGCAATCTTGTTCCGGGCTAGTTCCGAACGACATCAAAACCAGCCAGCGGTAACAGCATCTCACTCCTATCGGGATCTATCCGTTACCAACGCCTACTCAAAAGCTCCCTAG
- a CDS encoding metallophosphoesterase family protein: protein MTPLRLLTDPFLQLPTATSVRVVWFTEFAGLEHTVAYGNDLEYTVTATTTKLSHVREDQESSVAGQTETNPIYSHPTYRDIWRHEAEVTGLSAGLCLPYQVISTEANNQSVRSDRFMLCPTPMVGQPLKILLTSDHQLKPLTAANLQKVVETVGQVDAVFLAGDLVDIADRASEWFDSDEGNAFFPCLQGRAHYDLKRDGTTTRYRGGAIIQSAPLFPALGNHEVMGRFSMEQTLGAQFNDPIPQAVAQQRYAEVAAQVNPQNDPAVQQAWLKDHSFNTDTYEELFSLPADSPGGKKYYAVSYGDIRLISLYVTNIWRVPSLDAGARGRYRERDEDLMNPDRWGYGQHIFEPISVGSPQYEWLQAELNRPEFQQAKYKIVMFHHPPHSLGDNIVPAYTDPVQTIDYFPDGTIKAVRYEYPMEADYLIRDVVPLLEAAGVHLVLYGHSHLWNRFTSDSGMHFLETSNVGNTYGAYTFSNQKRRPIPISYEQTYKAMGDPNGLTPIMPSISPLMEQTEPQPYIASNDITVFSILETATGTVSSYRFDTRNPDSAVVKFDEFQLGR, encoded by the coding sequence ATGACTCCTTTGCGTCTACTCACCGATCCATTTTTGCAACTGCCAACTGCCACTTCAGTGCGAGTGGTTTGGTTTACAGAGTTTGCAGGTCTGGAGCATACTGTTGCCTATGGAAATGACCTTGAGTACACGGTCACTGCCACCACAACTAAGCTCAGCCACGTTCGTGAAGATCAAGAATCATCGGTGGCTGGACAAACAGAGACAAATCCTATTTATTCACACCCCACTTACCGTGACATTTGGCGACACGAAGCCGAAGTAACTGGATTGTCGGCCGGACTATGTTTGCCCTACCAGGTCATTAGTACCGAAGCTAACAATCAATCGGTGCGTAGCGATCGGTTTATGCTTTGCCCCACGCCGATGGTTGGTCAACCGTTGAAGATTCTGTTAACCTCCGATCATCAACTAAAGCCTCTAACCGCCGCTAACTTACAAAAAGTAGTGGAAACGGTGGGGCAGGTTGATGCAGTGTTTCTCGCAGGCGACTTAGTAGATATTGCCGATCGGGCTTCGGAGTGGTTTGACAGCGATGAGGGCAATGCCTTTTTTCCGTGTTTACAAGGACGCGCCCACTATGATCTGAAGCGTGACGGAACCACGACTCGCTATCGAGGCGGTGCAATCATTCAGTCGGCTCCGTTATTTCCAGCACTGGGCAACCATGAAGTTATGGGTCGATTTTCAATGGAACAGACCCTTGGGGCACAGTTCAACGATCCGATTCCACAGGCAGTTGCTCAGCAGCGCTATGCCGAAGTAGCGGCTCAGGTGAATCCACAAAATGATCCGGCTGTGCAGCAAGCTTGGCTTAAGGATCATTCCTTCAACACCGATACCTATGAGGAACTGTTTTCGCTACCTGCTGATAGTCCAGGCGGGAAGAAATACTACGCTGTCAGCTATGGCGATATTCGTCTCATCTCTCTATATGTGACGAATATTTGGCGGGTTCCTAGCCTAGATGCCGGAGCACGAGGGCGCTATCGCGAACGTGATGAAGATCTGATGAACCCCGATCGCTGGGGCTACGGACAGCACATCTTTGAGCCAATCTCTGTCGGAAGCCCCCAGTATGAGTGGCTGCAAGCGGAGTTAAATCGTCCAGAATTTCAGCAGGCGAAATACAAAATCGTCATGTTCCACCATCCGCCCCATAGCCTAGGGGACAACATCGTTCCAGCTTATACCGACCCAGTGCAGACGATCGACTATTTTCCGGATGGAACCATTAAAGCCGTGCGCTACGAATACCCAATGGAGGCAGACTATCTGATTCGAGATGTTGTGCCGTTACTAGAAGCCGCAGGGGTGCATCTGGTGCTGTATGGACATTCGCATCTATGGAACCGCTTTACGAGCGACAGCGGAATGCACTTTCTAGAAACCTCAAATGTGGGCAATACCTACGGAGCCTATACCTTCAGTAACCAGAAACGTCGCCCAATTCCCATTAGTTACGAGCAAACTTACAAAGCCATGGGCGATCCCAATGGCTTAACCCCAATTATGCCATCTATCAGCCCCCTGATGGAGCAAACAGAGCCACAGCCCTATATCGCCAGCAACGATATCACAGTGTTCAGTATCCTAGAAACCGCAACGGGAACGGTGAGCAGTTATCGATTTGATACGCGCAACCCTGACTCGGCAGTTGTGAAGTTCGACGAATTTCAACTAGGGCGCTGA
- a CDS encoding peptidoglycan-binding protein has translation MLNRVLHRELSIRSLFYAQLCSHPGQFRQTLLCLMAFVVALSIAPAHSQAQGEGMQTLPQLEPAPVQPEPVQPTPTQPNPIQPSPVQPNLSQPDPRPVLQVGSQGESVSEVQALLKLLGYYSGEVDGVYRANTAAAVSAFQQAVGLQADGIVGANTWGRLLPAPPATTATDPVPAPSPAPLATAPETTGVEAASPRSSETAPPAQAATSSQPDRSTPEASPEASIDLPVLRVGMRGPAVARLQERLKSLGFYQGPIDGVFGTETQAAVQAAQRSYDLEPDGVVGPATWTALLR, from the coding sequence ATGCTTAATCGAGTGCTTCATCGAGAATTATCTATTCGATCGTTGTTTTACGCTCAGTTGTGTTCCCATCCTGGTCAATTCAGGCAGACACTCCTCTGTTTAATGGCGTTCGTCGTGGCGTTGTCGATTGCACCTGCCCACAGCCAAGCTCAGGGTGAAGGGATGCAAACCTTGCCACAGCTTGAACCCGCTCCAGTTCAGCCGGAACCAGTTCAACCAACACCGACTCAACCCAATCCCATTCAGCCTAGCCCTGTTCAGCCAAATCTATCCCAACCTGATCCACGACCGGTATTGCAAGTGGGCAGTCAAGGAGAGTCGGTTTCTGAGGTACAGGCCCTATTGAAGCTGTTGGGTTACTACTCAGGCGAGGTGGATGGCGTGTATCGAGCCAACACAGCGGCGGCTGTTTCTGCATTTCAACAAGCGGTAGGGCTACAGGCCGATGGTATTGTTGGAGCCAATACTTGGGGACGTCTACTACCCGCCCCACCCGCTACTACGGCGACCGATCCCGTGCCCGCCCCATCTCCTGCACCACTGGCAACCGCTCCCGAAACGACCGGAGTCGAGGCAGCTTCCCCTAGGAGCAGCGAAACTGCTCCACCGGCCCAAGCGGCTACTTCTAGCCAACCCGATCGATCCACCCCGGAAGCATCGCCAGAAGCGTCGATTGATCTGCCTGTGTTGCGAGTAGGAATGCGGGGTCCGGCTGTGGCACGGCTGCAAGAGCGGTTAAAGTCGCTTGGGTTCTACCAAGGACCGATCGATGGTGTATTTGGAACAGAAACGCAGGCGGCCGTCCAGGCTGCACAACGCAGCTACGATCTAGAGCCAGATGGTGTTGTCGGACCTGCTACATGGACGGCGTTACTCCGCTAA
- a CDS encoding ADP-ribosylglycohydrolase family protein: MQHSLRHRFRGALLGAALGETLGITGADRMVTQTPRSWFTVHTWGFQVPPSAAVWWGKLAAMQLRKLLPTGPSLSALPNGAIISEISQGSSVDRAKISGFAIASLPIALFYHEDWQQLQHHLEQTLSDWQLSVQDSPVGTALLAVHYGVALALRERLHPAHLLARLTVDLDLQDRAPLFLQQLNQVQRWLSEGTELSTIQSMLKDGCLDGSRDTTPIALALYGFLGTPTNFRVSLLRMAQLPCQPQITCAITGALSGAYNSLSGLPWHWRTGTRSITPSPVCTWGATSEADLLNQADLLWAAWSGAYNPTTWLSQPTCVTASPHVIRPR; the protein is encoded by the coding sequence ATGCAGCATTCACTTCGTCATCGATTTCGTGGGGCCCTGTTGGGAGCTGCCCTTGGAGAAACCCTTGGAATCACCGGTGCCGATCGAATGGTGACACAAACACCTCGCTCTTGGTTCACCGTACATACCTGGGGATTTCAGGTTCCGCCGTCTGCTGCGGTATGGTGGGGGAAACTGGCAGCCATGCAATTAAGGAAGTTACTGCCTACTGGGCCAAGTTTGTCTGCGTTACCGAACGGCGCAATCATTTCAGAGATTTCTCAAGGGTCTTCCGTCGATCGGGCGAAAATTTCAGGATTTGCCATTGCCAGTCTGCCGATCGCTTTGTTTTATCACGAAGACTGGCAACAGTTGCAGCATCACCTAGAACAAACACTGTCTGACTGGCAACTATCCGTCCAAGACTCGCCAGTAGGAACCGCTCTGTTAGCCGTTCACTATGGAGTGGCCCTAGCACTTCGAGAACGACTGCATCCCGCCCATCTGCTGGCTCGTCTTACGGTTGATTTGGATTTGCAAGATCGTGCTCCCCTCTTTCTACAACAACTCAATCAAGTCCAACGGTGGTTAAGTGAAGGAACAGAGCTATCCACGATCCAGTCGATGCTCAAAGACGGATGCTTGGATGGCTCTAGGGATACTACTCCAATCGCATTAGCGCTGTATGGTTTTCTCGGAACTCCCACAAACTTTCGGGTATCACTTCTGCGAATGGCGCAACTTCCATGTCAGCCCCAAATAACATGTGCCATCACAGGCGCGTTGTCTGGAGCGTACAACAGTTTATCTGGGTTGCCGTGGCACTGGCGAACAGGGACGCGATCGATTACCCCATCCCCCGTTTGCACGTGGGGAGCAACGTCAGAAGCAGATTTACTCAACCAAGCAGATCTGCTATGGGCGGCTTGGTCTGGGGCTTATAACCCAACAACATGGCTGTCTCAACCAACTTGTGTAACCGCGTCCCCCCATGTGATTCGACCTCGATAG
- a CDS encoding HD family phosphohydrolase, which yields MKPFQTLTRQIAQWRKFSTSQQSVQRPLNLFARRTAIQVKRCRRLARIHFKSAAVSSVLPSSTKRRKARSKVRGQPSVFFVLAVLSLTSAIGYRLYNEPELGVGTVAPQTLRAPASARVIDTKTTESNRKAARTAAIPVLMIDQTTNEEVNQSLQRLLDRGNRVRQQSGSFPFVDTAVLSTQTQQYVRQIEEWEWRMMLFTIENNATPAPAPTEIAPSTNPLTNSGKAAISSSTAHQVSVSELQAYRRSSSAEDFAALKEAVNQARQRYATAIALLIADATSEQDRFYDPSLLSLTDGEWTRTQSAVRLILERILTQGVPPGLPDALLKTAIETQVRSEAPATATALSTRLLMAVIQPNLVQDPEQTKARAEQAAQSVEDVVVEIRQSEIIVRSGEIITQSDFVLLDYFGLSRRRINWSGLLGFGALVSGSVVVFLLVEQKFHPGLRRRDHLLLLLLTLGVSLVVALDTPAIGLSALGLLAGSFYGSALGVTVVAILSFLLPVGLEVTWTNLVASSLGGIVGAAMAGRLRSREELAMLGIGVGLTQGLVYLILNLMLSPATFPVWYVVLKGAGLQALLGLAWSIVALGISPYLENLFDLVTSIRLAELSNPNRPLLKRLASEAPGTFQHTLFVATLAEAAARALGCNVELVRAGTLYHDIGKMHDPLGFIENQMGGPNKHDTIDNPWVSAAIIKKHVTEGIFMARKCRLPKAIQSFIPEHQGTMLISYFYHQAQQRAKDQPYLEVNEADFRYDGPIPQSRETGIVMLADSCEAALRSLKDATPDEALAMVNRILRARWQDNQLVDSGLTRAEMTRIAEIFVKVWQQFNHQRIPYPKAVFSSQPSNTNSL from the coding sequence ATGAAACCTTTCCAAACGTTGACCCGGCAGATAGCTCAGTGGCGAAAATTCTCCACATCTCAGCAGTCTGTACAACGTCCTCTGAATTTGTTTGCCAGAAGGACAGCGATTCAGGTCAAGCGTTGTCGAAGATTAGCTCGCATTCACTTCAAGTCGGCAGCGGTTTCTAGTGTTTTGCCTTCCAGTACAAAACGGCGCAAGGCTCGATCGAAAGTTCGGGGACAGCCCTCGGTGTTCTTTGTCTTAGCGGTGCTTTCCCTGACGAGTGCCATTGGCTATCGACTCTATAATGAACCCGAGCTTGGAGTAGGAACGGTGGCTCCTCAGACGCTGCGGGCCCCTGCTTCGGCACGGGTGATTGATACGAAAACCACTGAATCCAACCGCAAGGCCGCCCGTACGGCTGCAATTCCGGTTTTGATGATCGATCAAACTACCAATGAGGAGGTGAATCAATCGCTGCAACGCCTGCTCGATCGCGGCAACCGTGTGCGTCAGCAGTCCGGCTCGTTTCCATTCGTCGATACAGCGGTGTTATCGACTCAAACGCAACAATATGTTCGTCAAATTGAGGAGTGGGAATGGCGGATGATGCTGTTTACCATTGAAAACAATGCGACCCCTGCCCCTGCTCCGACTGAAATAGCGCCATCAACGAATCCATTAACAAATTCTGGAAAAGCGGCGATTTCTTCCAGCACCGCTCATCAAGTCTCCGTTTCGGAGTTGCAGGCGTATCGTCGATCGAGTTCAGCCGAAGATTTTGCCGCCCTCAAGGAAGCTGTCAATCAAGCACGACAGCGCTACGCTACTGCTATAGCCCTGTTGATAGCAGACGCTACTAGTGAACAAGATCGGTTTTATGATCCTTCGTTGCTGTCTCTAACGGATGGAGAGTGGACACGAACGCAATCAGCCGTTCGTTTGATCTTGGAACGAATCTTGACACAAGGTGTTCCTCCTGGGTTGCCTGATGCGTTACTAAAGACGGCGATCGAGACACAGGTGCGAAGTGAGGCACCTGCCACGGCCACTGCCTTGTCCACACGACTGTTAATGGCGGTAATTCAGCCCAATTTGGTGCAAGACCCCGAACAAACGAAGGCTCGGGCCGAGCAAGCGGCTCAGTCGGTTGAAGATGTAGTGGTCGAAATTCGTCAAAGTGAAATCATTGTTCGATCGGGAGAAATTATTACTCAAAGTGATTTTGTTTTGCTCGACTATTTTGGGCTAAGTCGGCGTCGAATTAACTGGTCTGGCTTGCTTGGATTTGGGGCTTTGGTGAGCGGTTCGGTTGTTGTTTTTCTACTTGTTGAGCAAAAGTTTCATCCTGGACTGCGCCGACGTGATCATCTGCTGCTGCTGCTGTTAACGCTGGGGGTGTCTTTAGTGGTGGCGCTCGATACGCCGGCGATCGGTCTATCGGCGTTGGGGTTGTTAGCTGGCAGTTTCTATGGTTCGGCGCTGGGGGTTACAGTTGTCGCAATCCTCAGTTTTCTGCTGCCAGTTGGGCTAGAAGTAACCTGGACAAATTTAGTGGCCAGTTCCTTGGGTGGCATTGTAGGAGCAGCCATGGCAGGGCGGTTGCGATCGCGAGAAGAATTGGCGATGTTGGGAATTGGTGTGGGGTTAACCCAAGGATTGGTCTATCTCATTTTAAACTTGATGCTTAGCCCTGCGACCTTTCCTGTCTGGTATGTGGTATTAAAAGGAGCCGGACTGCAAGCTCTGTTGGGACTTGCTTGGAGCATTGTTGCACTAGGAATTAGCCCCTACCTAGAAAACCTATTTGACTTGGTTACGTCAATCCGCTTAGCCGAACTGTCAAATCCTAACCGTCCCTTGCTGAAGCGCCTAGCATCTGAAGCACCGGGTACATTTCAACATACGCTGTTTGTAGCAACCTTAGCGGAAGCTGCCGCGCGGGCGTTGGGCTGTAATGTTGAACTGGTTCGTGCTGGAACCTTGTATCACGATATTGGCAAGATGCACGATCCGTTGGGCTTCATCGAAAACCAGATGGGAGGCCCCAACAAACACGATACGATCGATAATCCTTGGGTGAGTGCCGCCATCATCAAAAAACACGTCACCGAAGGCATTTTCATGGCCCGCAAATGTCGCCTGCCCAAAGCTATCCAGTCCTTCATTCCTGAGCATCAAGGGACGATGCTGATTTCCTACTTCTATCACCAGGCTCAACAACGCGCTAAAGACCAACCCTATCTAGAGGTCAACGAAGCTGATTTTCGCTATGACGGACCTATTCCTCAGTCCCGCGAAACCGGCATCGTTATGTTAGCCGACTCTTGTGAAGCCGCGCTGCGATCGCTCAAAGACGCCACTCCCGACGAAGCCTTAGCCATGGTCAACCGAATTTTGCGGGCCCGTTGGCAAGATAATCAACTCGTAGATTCTGGGCTGACACGAGCCGAAATGACGCGAATTGCCGAAATTTTTGTCAAGGTTTGGCAGCAATTTAACCATCAACGCATCCCGTATCCCAAAGCCGTCTTTAGTTCCCAACCATCTAATACCAATTCTCTGTAG